atagtaaaatatttaatagctttttcctttttttaattctttatcatAAGAAATAGTTTCTAGAGGTTATCTCTTTCATATACTCATTGGATACCTTGTCCTACCGATCACGTTCAAGTTGAACCTAGTTGACTGGCTTGTAAAACCTctccatctatatatatatatatatatatatatatatatatacacacatatataaaagagagagaaaataatatgatCAGAGATATATTGATGAAAAGGAAATTGTGTTTACTAgctgttaggatatatgtgattcaatgtcaggaacatatgtcaacattttatgtaattgactaatcctttgacaaaacgcactttacttataattgggtagatctaggatgtgtttaatgtttcaagaaataaagtttcaagttcaagtgttaaagccatgcaagtttgtccaagaatcaagtcagAAAATGcaggattttaaaactcaacagtTATCTCGATAgttagcatctatcgaggtttaaaagttGCTGAAACCCGTGGCTTGATAGCTAGcttgatagatggctatctatcgaggtttatgaagttcGGTTTTTTAGGattgtttttcatccaatccgtgaatgtatgtttaagttttcttttctcacaaccctaaacatatataaggattattttaagggctgaaAAAGGTGGCACAGTTGCACAAGTGTAGAACAAAGTCttattcatgcaaattgtgaccgaagacagaatttgccctaattcatctttctcttgaagaagctgttgtgtttgtacactatagagttttgtaaccaaggagcttcttgattttcatcgtctggatgaacttaagaactttgcagccaacatttttctcaagttggtgattaagtcgcatactgggatccgcacaattagTTAGTCGTGTACTGAGATCcgcgcaattagttagtcacgtactaagagtcgtgcattgaaaaggagatattgtcactacagaataagttcaattatatattggggtaaggattcaactgtaggttggtataagatattggaattcttttacttgtaatcgcttattttgataatagtggattctcgagagtggtgaccttaaaatcactcaatggggtttttgccatgtaggttttccccattcataaacaaatcatcttgttaatttattttccactgcatacttagtttaattagtgatttgtttgtgctaccatgcataTTATATGTTAATCTGATTAATTgatcaacttggctaattaaatggttaattcatcactagggggtcaatacattcttggcctatcactaGCATAGGACGAAACGTAATTTCCATTTGTATGAACATAAACATATTTGTATCAAGGTAAGCAAATCTGACCCTTCTTATGCTcagattttattaaatatacAAAACTATAATACCTTAATACTAATGACACCAAatacaaactttttcttttccagaTAGGTGCTACACAACAAAGATAACAaagtgtttttttcttcttttgttcaggttttataatatatatatatatatatatatatatataataaaaaaaactacaaatttgACCCAAGGGTACTTGTATTAAAACTTTAATAGTAGATTGAGAATCAATCTCATATCATTTAATGCTTTTGTTGGATTTATACATGCATTCCAATTGGCTTAGGGGATGTGAACATAACAGAAGGCCTTCAACCTCCACTTTTCTAGATTGTTACATGATATATAGCAAAGGAAACGTGGatataaacaaacatatatacaCAGAACCATATTATGAGACCACAAATATTCTTTTCCCAAAATAGATCAGCTTCGAAGATAGAGTTATTAGGACAAGTCAAGAACAACACTTCTACAAAGGGTACAAACATCTTAGCAGAAGTAGTGAAATTtccttcaattttgttttttttagaaaaataaaaaatacacagAAAGAAGTGAATGcctttatgtattttttttcttctctctctcactttttccCTTAGTGGTAATTTCTTTCATGCACCCAATGGATTTTGAATCCATGATCAAACTTAATGGGACTTGCTAATATTTCTtagaacaaaatataaaaagaaaccaAGGAAATTCATATAGAAGCAAGGGCATGGTAGGAAATGCAACATGATAAGCAAACTGTTGAAGAGAAGAAGCCCTGGTTTTAAGCACAAACATGCCTTGTTTATCAACCCATCATCGATTACAGAACTGCTAATGCTCTTCTAAAGCTCAAAAGGTGCTTCAACTTCACTAACAGTAATtgggaaataaaaaaggcacagaagatgaaaaaattaaaacaagaaagagagaattgagagaatgtacaataaataaaatatatatatatatatatatatatttatttatacttataCTTATACGTTACACAAACCCAATGCTCCTTGAACTCATCTCATATGGCCAAAGGAATTATCTAGCATaagaaattcaattttaatagGTAAAGCAACAATTAAGGCAGCAAGAAAAGTCACTTTTCCCTTTCTTGACTATGCAGCTTCTTATCTTGAAACTAAAGGCTGCAACAACTTGTCCCAATCagaacccaattttttttttgccaccCCTTCTACTCATTTCACATGAACAAACACCCTCAGACAACTTTCTCACTTGTCTCAAACTTTACAACCTATAACTACATATGTTGGCACCAAATATTTTACCATGAAATCTCAACAATGCTCATCTATCTCACTTAAATTTATGCACAAAACCATCTTTGAATCCATCCTCCACTCCATTTGATGATTTACTTCAAGCAAGCATTTGCTGCCATAAACTAGTGGGATTGCTATCACTATATTGGGATTTGTGCAAGCATTTTGATGTATGAAGGTTGAATGATACAAGTGTTAAGTCACTCATCTATAGAAATCATATTATCTCGGCTACCCTCTAAACAATATAATTCTTTCACACTATATATTTACTACACATAATATCCATTTTCAAAAATCAACATTGCACCGAGTAAATTTTCACTATGCATTTAGTCATGAACTTGAATCACTCACAAAGCGAAAATTTCTCACTAGAATCTCAATTACACATTTAgcatttgaattcaaaatcaacaaaacctaaTTACAGCTAAATCATCCACGAGCTTCCTTAAAACAATTAACACATTAAATTGGGCATTAAAATCATAATCAATAATATAATCAAGCAAAAGAATTGAACAAGACAACCATACATGTATAGATACATACATGTACATATTTGAGAGAGAGCAAAACCTAATTACAGGTAAATCATCCACGAGCTTCCTTAAAACAATTAACACATTAAATTGGGcattaaaattataatcaataatATAATCACACAAAAGCATTGAACAAGAAAACCATACATGTATAGACACATACATGTACatatatgtgagagagagagagagagagagtaatctCGACAATGATTTTGCCACAGGTAAAGCTCAGATCCGCAACCAAAACACGACAGCTTCAACAGTAGATTGAACGAAATGTTCcgcctttttcaaaaattatctTCCTAGGAAATTTTGGGTGGAGATTACGTTTGATTTTGGGATTTCGAGACAGAGAAAGGTAATGGGTTTTTCAAATAGAGAGAGACAGTTCTGACCTATGATggctgagagagagagctatGAGAACGAGGTTCTTGGTGGTGGAGCGAAGATGGAGAGGGGAAAAGGGTGGAGAGGTTCTCAGCGATGACGGTGGCAATCGGTTCTCAGAGGCAGTGGTGGCGGCGTGGTGTTGAGAGTGATAGAGAATGAGGGTTTGTTTGAGAGTATTGATAGAGATCGATCTGAGTTTGTTTGGTggtgagggtttttttttttttttttcaatttataccaagtctatagccgcgtttataaaacgcagctatagacaTTCTTTAAGCCGCAGCTATAATTCTTTCATGCTATATATTTACTGCACATAATATCCATTTTCAAAAATCAACGTTGCACCGAGTAAATTTTCACTATGCATTTACACATAAACTCGAATCACTCACAAAGTGAAAATTTCTCACTAGAATCTCAATTACACATTTAGCATCTGAattcaaaatcaacaaaacctaaTTACAGCTAAATCATCCACGAGCTTCCTTAAAACAATTAACACATTAAATTGGGCATTAAAATCATAATCAATAATATAATCACGCAAAAACATTGAACAAGAAAACCATAAATGTATAGATACATACATGTacatatatgagagagagagagagagagagagagagagagagagagagagagagagagagagagagagagagagagagtaatctCGGCAATGGTTTTTGCCACAGGTAAAGCTTAAATCTGCAACCAAAACATGACAGCTTCAACAGAAGATCGAATGAAATGTTCcgcctttttcaaaaattatctTCCAAGGAAATTTTGGGTGGagattttgtttgattttgggaTTTCGAGACAAAGAAAGGTAATGGGTTTTTCAGATAGAGAGAGACAGTTTTGATCTATgatggttgagagagagagctatgAGAATGAGGTTCTCGGCGGTGGAGCGAAGATGGAGAGGGAAAAAGGGTGGAGAGGTTCTTGATGACGGCGGTGGCGATCGGTTCTCAGAGGCGGTGGTGGCGGCGGCATGGTGTTGAGAGTGATAGAGAACGAGGGTTTGTTTGAGATTATTGATAGAGATCAATCTGAGTTTGTTTGGtggtgaggtttttttttttttttttttttttctcaatttataccaagtctatagccgcgtttataAAACGCAGCTATAAACATTCTTTAAGCCGTGGTTAAGAGAATGTAGTTGTAGGAAGGCTATAGCCACAATTTATAGCTACAACTATAGGTCCTTTTtcagaataaataaataaataaataaaataaaataaaaatgttcaaCCTAGAGCCGCACTTAAAACATGCGGCTACAGACAATAATATAGCCGTGTTTCTCATAAATGTAGCTCTAGGGATGTCTATGGCCGCATTTTTTTAAACGCCGCTTTAGgacatatttaataaaaaaaggatgGGTATATAGTCACATTTTTAGAACACGGCTTAAGCCCAACCCACATAAACACAGCTGAAGCATCAAAAAACACTGCTACAGAACTAATCTATAGTCACGTTTAGTAAACGCGGCTATACGTCTAATGGTGTAGTTGCGTTTTTACCAAATGCAACTCAAAGCCACtttatagctgcgttttttgtTAATGCGGCTTAAAAAAACGCAACTAAAGCTtgcgttttttgtagtgattacataattaaattttttttttttatggaaacataattaaatttaattattccCCATAAATATAGCACTGGTATCcatgtattttaatttaattaagaaacttaatactttttataaaaattaaaaaagaaaaaatttaagaaaagtaCTTGAGGACTGAGGTATTCAAGTTTTTACTGTGCAGCCGTGCAGGCAGATGAACAAAGGAGGTATTATTATTTCTCTGTTTAGTCCGAAGAATTAGGAATTCAATGGCTCATTACTGCAGATACATGGGTGAGAGAGTAAGAAAATTGTAAGCCCTAAGTCataacttcttttattttctcattgtAATGGCAAATCTTATAATAATAACTTGCAGGAATCAGAATCATTTATCACATCGCATCACATACTTCGACAATACGACAACGTACGGCTTGCAGATTTACTGACGCCTTTGCATGCATTACTTTTACTGCCATGCATACACGATACAAATCTAAACCTTTCACCTGGATTATTAATTCATTAATGAAGCAGCAGATTGGAAATGACACCAAAATAAATGAGATGAGATTTCAGGCCGAGTAGTACTAAGCTCAAATCAATCTTACCAATAAGTCCATGGAAACAGAAAACTTCACGCAGGTTTTCATGCCCTCCCATTTGTTATTGAGTTTTGATCGGTCAAGTCGCATGGGTGAAGTGACATTATTATGTAAGGGAGGATGAGAAAAATTCGGTGCCTTAGCACAACTGCGAATCTTAAGCtaataaatacatattttttgcgCTAAACTAACTAATAGATGCATATTATCTTTCATTCCTTCTCATAAAATATATGTGTTATATCCCTCACAATATAGAAGACATGtatatgaaagaaaaagtaTAGACcgaatgaataaaataaattttaatattgaaaaacaaaagtgGTGAGGGTGTTGGAGGCTTCTTAGTACTCCACAAAATAGGGACGATAATAGGATAAAGTTAAATCATAAGTGCCCTATCTCCTCTTCGTGATAGGAAAAACCTACTTAGGCCGATAGCAGGATAAGTCATGTTCACAACGGGTTAGAAATGTTATATTAGTCCTAATAAGATGGCTTGCTTTGATAAGATAAAGATGATACATAAAGTGAAATGGCAATTGCAAGAGTACCACAAAAGAAGTAGAGACAAGTGTATGGAACATAGTAGTAATAGAATATgtataaaaatttacattataaCTAGGATATGTATAGAATTAGATTCTGTTtataagtaaaatatatattaaataaaatatgtatatatacatttgaGGCGAGCAAATCTCATTTCTACCCCCATCACGCCAGGTGGAGAAAATCTGAATAGGATAGAACGGGATAAGGCAGATCTTTCCTACCACCCCTATTGCAAAATACCCTAGTCTAcaagaatatttttttcaataggttcctttgtgagagagagagagaaagaggggtTGTTAAAATGGAATtcataaaactaaaaagtaaaaactagtCTCTATAGTACAGTAAAAGTGCAAAACAACATTAGAAACATCACAGTAATGCAACATGAGTTAGTGAGAAACGAGTTCAATGCAAATACAAATCTTcaattgtcttttaattttattttaaggaagGACATCGATTAAacggttttttattttatttataaatttatggtTGTAATTACATGTTAATTTTTGGTGACTTCATTTGAAATCTAATGGTATACTaataaattctataaaatataaaaattgttaaCACTTAGTAAGTTATTCGTGTTGGTACTCAGCCGACATGTTGACCGGACCATATGACTTATTTTTCGTGTCAACCCTAATACGACccatatattaaatataatatacatACAAGTTGTGTTgtgttaatttgtttaataaagCATATCAGGTTGCGATTGAGAAATCTTAACACAACTAATAAACGTATTGTATATGTACCATATTCGTGTCTACTGGTATAGTTGAATAGTATTATTCAGTCAACATAACCTTAAAACTGAATTGTCACACTTGAGAGTTGTTGCAAAACAAAGTCATCAATCTTTCTCCTACAATCGGACATAAGGTCCGCAAAGCTACCTTTgaccattctttttcttttcttttttaagaaaatttgaccattcaaaaatttttttttttttttttggagaagaatttGACCATTCAATTGAGATGCACAAACAGTGCCATTCGACCCAAAAAAGTCCGTCAATAATagttatttattagttttatttttcttttctacaaagAAGAGTTTTGTACTCATGTATTTTTGCTATAATATGCCGATCATAGTCATCTCTTACTGGACCCTTATCCAATACTTGAACTGTTCAAGGGCTAGTccacaaacaaattttaatgtggccaatatatatattattactagCATATTGTCATTTTGTGATGTGACAACAAGAAACTTGGCCTATAAAGACAAAAGAGTCTCAATCATTCAGTTCAACCGTGCTTGTTACGCCCTGAAAAGATTGCCGCGTgatttcatctttttaaataacacagtagtaataataataataataattttggccCTTAATTAGAATTCTATTTAAGCTCCGAATTTAAATTTATGTCCACTAATCAGGAACCTAGATGTGATTTGTACGGTAATTAGTCCCAcatattaaatttcaataaaatatctATGAtgcatatcaaaaaaaataaaacaaaatatctaTGATCTAATCCAAACAAATTCCCCCACAAAATTAACCCTAATAAGGATAGTAAATTGAATTTACTCACACACTTTTGCTTTCCAGCAATGCTTTTGTACGAGAAACAGTAGTAGAAATAAATGTTTGCACTGTATAGTTCCCCTACTTTCCCTGGTTTAAGGGGCACAGTGACAACAGAAACACCATTAAAAACGAAAGAGATAAGGGAAGGAGTTCAGCTCTAGATACGTGGGCGGTGGCAATATCACATCGTAGTAGGTGCTTACTGCTAAGTAGTAAGTACaccacctcaaaaaaaaaagtagtgtatACACTGCAGTAATCATGTGACGggataatacaaatttttaGACAACATTTATGTACcgctatatttttttttttttgaatatgagTATATTTAATTTAAGTACAGTAATCCATAATTACTCAATTAAATTGCCCCTAGGAGATGATCTACTGGTTGGGATCCGTGAATTAGATTTGCAGTTTTTGGTTCAAATATGAGCGAGTACTTCAGGAGGAATTTGGATATCTTTATTAATGAGTTTCTGATTACTAGCTCTATCAAGGTGTTAGCGTTAGGTCTATAGTCAttaaaaatcacaataattatgacttaatttaatatttttaacagaAAATACCTTTATAATCACGTCGAGAGGGTAAGTTATAATAATCACCCATTTTTctctcataaataaaaaataaattaaattcattcatcaACCTCATCCATATGCCTTACGTTCTTCCATAATAAATTCCGAAATTTGTTTCAACGTTAAACGGCACattaaattagaataaaaacaatactattttttttttttttttgagaagtagtGAACctgtttagccaaaaaaaaaaatttcaatggaGAACCAAtaataaatagttaataaatcACATATCAATCAACTTTATTAACATCTATTTGAACGGATTATCATGTATTATTATCACGTCAATTTCTTGaacttttataattaaattggtGATAAATTTGgaagcaaacaaacaagaaaagatGGTGACACGCTCGTAGGACgtagcatttttatttttgtaatcatTAATATAATTTAGTGCAATTAATatcaatgaaattaaaaattagtcaCTTTATTAATGTATGCCCGGCATGTAAAAGTAAAATTCATTATCAATTATTAACCAGTCAAAATCCAATTTAATAGAGACTACCGAGGCGTATTGCGACGATTCAAATCAAGTAATCAACAGTAACAGAGAAACGAACCAATagagaaatgagaaattaaAGCCATTTCTAATTTCTATGGCCTACGAATACATCTGAAAAggcacaactttttttttttcttttttccttcttcttcttcttcttcttcttcttctacttacGAATTGAATTTACTTTACAAAACTGTTCAATAAGTTCCATTGGCCAAAGTATACCAAAAAGTATTCAAACGTCGCCGTTTACATAACTATGCTAACAAAGGGCACCATGTCCGACTCACCACGATCTGGAGAAGCCAAAGGAGTGTAGTAAGGTGGCGAAGCACAAGGAGTCGAAAACGGCGTCGTTGCTTCCTCATCAACAACCTCAATCATCACCGCAGCTTGAAACGACTTTGTGTCAACCCCAGCGCGCTTTTCCTTCATTGTAGAAACGGCTTTCTCAGAAGAAGAACAATTCTCAGAGTCCACACCTTCTCTATCTTCCTCCTTTATCGTGAACAAGAGCCTCGACGACCCGTACAGTTCTTGCCACTTGAAAACGTCATCGGCCTCCGTCGTTTCATCGCTTTGTGGCGGAGGCGAAGCAttaggaagaggaggaggaggaggaggaggaggaggggttCCCTGGGGTTCGATGCGAGACTGGTTTTTCCAGCAGAAAAAGTAGAGGAGCTCTTTGGTGGAGGGGCTGTAGAACGAATTTCCGGCGAGGTTTTGTCGCCGGAATCTTCTCCGGCGACGGAGCACGCAGAAAATCTCGGCGAGTAGAGCTACAAGAGTGACTGCAAACACTACGATGAGTGCTGCGCCAAGCTTGTGCAGAGCCATTTCTGaataagagagaaagaacagaaaagggtttgttttttcttttactttctttttctctttgtggtttttgtgtttggctTTAAGGGATTGGTAACCGGTAAGTGACCGGGAAGCTTGAGGAATTGGAAAGGAGTATGAGGGTTAAGGGAGTAGCTGGGTTGAGCAGGTTGCCGGTGGTGGAAACGAATAGTAAGTCATAAAGACACAAACAAAAGTGAAAGACTTCAAAGTTAAGGCTTGCCTAGGTTTTGGCTACAGAGTTTCTTTTggaagaaaatttatttatgttctgcctctctctctttctaggaAATGTAGGTGGAAAGTTGTGGCTAAGAACTCATACGTAAGCTATAGAGTTAATGATGACGTGGACGTCGAGGAGATGAACTGTGATGAAATGGACTTTTGCAATTAAACCTTGAATCAGATAGTAGGTATAATAAAGACTAGTATAAAGCAATTGGTAATTAATATTGGTTATATGTTAAgtactttaagaaaaaaatacgAGTATATTATCACGTACTCTTGATATGGTAGTCATTTTATAAGTATAAGTATTTGTAGaatggagagagaaaagattggAGTTTAAGTTTTGAGAAGGGAGtttcatacatatatacacttagagtgcgtttgggaagcgcgttttacTTCCCAGACGCACGTTTacgttttagaattttttttttttttttttttttggtcaagccgtaactttttgacttttttgttGTGAACAGTGcttttatgcactgttcatgggtcccacaaaatacatttttcagcaactttttcattaaaaatgggtcccacgatactattcatatatttaaaaattattttgctacagtgtttttcagttttcagtttcagttttcagttttcagctgtatccaaacggacccttagattaggttatagtataatttttatcttgtataaaaataattaaaaaaaaaaataagtgtacAGCCTTTCAAATTCTAATGTGAGCTCCCTTAGAGTATACATTAATCatttgttttagaaaatttttataagaaaatgaaaaagtgactaACTAGGTTAGCAAAACCcttctaagagcatccacatcagtagATGTaaacatttgtaaaatacaaaaagtaacaaattttacacattttacccCAAAAATATTCTACATCAGTCATTCTAAAACTatgtatatttacacatttgctacagtaactgtgcatatatgcatggttactaTAGCTTGTGTAtaccattattttattaatttcacgtTTTGcgcctttttttctctctttttttgtgcaaaataaACTGACTTCTCTCATCATTGTCTTTTTCCTCagatacacacaaacacacctacacacaaacacaaacacatagaCAAATCAACACAGAGATACACAAACATACCCTCGCAGACAAACCAATAGAGAGACAGATCGATGCTAGTGTTGGTTGCTTGTGGATCGGTGGATCGATGATGGTAGCGCTAGATCAGAGTTCGTGGGTTGACGGAAATGGGTCTAGATGCTTGTGAATCGGTGTTGGCGGCGAAGATCGATACTTGTGGGTCGACGGGAATGGGTTTTGATGCTTGTGGATCGGTACTGGCGGCGGAGATCGGTGCATATGGGTCAACGGAGTCCGTGCTTGTGGGTTTTGATTCTTGTGGTTCTTGTGGTGGAGATTGGTGCTTATGGTGGATAAATGATTTGACCATgagaggaaaaggaagaagaagacgcTTGTGGAGGGAGGTGATTTGACCATGAGGAAAGGAAGAATGAAGAATTTACtgtgaaaggaagaagaaagaagtaaaatgttaggacatatgtaaatcatgttaggaacatatgtcattatggaattgactaatcctttgacaaaacgcactttatttgtatttgggtaaatttagGATGAGTTTAATACTgtaaggaacaagagttcaagtctagtattgaagtcatacaaatctgttcaagaaacaagtgaagaagtgttaaTTCAAGAAGTgctgattcattaaagctcaatagcttgcaagtgaagaagtgttgattcattaaagctcgatagctctTGATAGCTCATAACAGAtacgaaaatcagtttttcagatctgattttcgactcatgcttatgtatttgtgtaaggtttattttctcacaatcctaaacatatataaagcttattttaaaggTCGTCACATAAGAAAATACAAGGAGAATACATGCAAAAGGTggccgatgccttattctctctaaaagaagctactgacgaagtgaaaaactttgcagccaacatcttcttcaagttgatgagttagtcacgtattgggagccgtgcataTTTGGTTAGTCATATACTGGGATCTGTGCAAAAGGATgacattcatatattgaagagtacAGAGGTtttgaagcggtagaaggtttctactgtaagttcatctatgaggattgtagagtctaagGACAAAAGtttgtactagatctaaa
The DNA window shown above is from Quercus lobata isolate SW786 chromosome 7, ValleyOak3.0 Primary Assembly, whole genome shotgun sequence and carries:
- the LOC115953597 gene encoding protein ENL-like, giving the protein MALHKLGAALIVVFAVTLVALLAEIFCVLRRRRRFRRQNLAGNSFYSPSTKELLYFFCWKNQSRIEPQGTPPPPPPPPPLPNASPPPQSDETTEADDVFKWQELYGSSRLLFTIKEEDREGVDSENCSSSEKAVSTMKEKRAGVDTKSFQAAVMIEVVDEEATTPFSTPCASPPYYTPLASPDRGESDMVPFVSIVM